From the Manis pentadactyla isolate mManPen7 chromosome 7, mManPen7.hap1, whole genome shotgun sequence genome, one window contains:
- the TBRG4 gene encoding FAST kinase domain-containing protein 4 isoform X1 has product MAAHLVRRCSWLLRAATRLAPAMAPAGWPGLARAAHRTLASSAPSPSSHSSGSWSELLEKEAFTPFAENQEVDQLIEKATGPEELLRLLGSGHCLHQNRAALVLIRLCRLLSEKPEHKATLTQDARLQQLLHLINSQISTVWNGTLVKLLRSLYVLSLPTASRTLRSAEQEVRWRLRRLKYKQLAFLVESSATYMQEQGSQELLAELLVHLERRWAEIEDGRTVVAMMMKAGHLSESLMNRLEDKCLELVEQFGPDELRKVLVTLAAQNRRSVPVLRAISYHLVQKPFLLTKSILLDLAYAYGKLGFHQTQVFQRLAADLLPYMPSLTSSEVAHCTKSFAFLKWLNLPLFEAFTQHVLSRAQSITVPHLCNMLLAFARVNFRPGQDQFFSLVHKKLGAELEGLDLVLQVDVVWALCVLQQVRDVELHAVLRPEFQAQFLGSGSPKDQSTFQKLVHISATAQLEHPEYTGPLLPASALVPLLPALDGKVTPLQKDLQGALRGLLGTADRGSFTVATQYGWVLGECQCYPCPFHRKGSPLSLTVLTRLSCPSPDAEVLLDADGQFLPLRDFMAPHLVLPCGSQPLPTGAKRLAFLRWEFPNFNSRSKDLLGRFALARRHLLAAGFLLVDVPYYEWLELKSEWQKGAYLKDKMRKAVAEQLAK; this is encoded by the exons ATGGCAGCTCACCTGGTGAGACGATGCTCATGGCTCCTGAGAGCGGCCACTCGGTTGGCCCCTGCCATGGCTCCGGCTGGCTGGCCAGGGCTGGCCAGGGCGGCCCATAGGACTCTGGCTTCTTCTGCCCCCTCTCCCAGTTCCCACTCGTCAGGTTCCTGGTCAGAGCTTCTGGAGAAGGAAGCGTTTACTCCCTTCGCAGAGAACCAGGAGGTGGACCAGCTCATTGAGAAGGCCACCGGGCCAGAGGAGCTCCTGAGGCTGCTCGGGAGTGGTCACTGCCTGCACCAGAACCGTGCGGCCCTCGTGCTCATCCGACTCTGCCGCCTACTGTCTGAGAAGCCCGAGCACAAAGCCACACTCACACAGGACGCCCGCCTTCAGCAGCTTCTCCATCTGATTAACAGTCAG ATATCCACAGTCTGGAACGGGACCCTTGTGAAGCTGCTCCGGAGCCTCTATGTGTTGTCGCTGCCCACAGCCTCCAGAACACTGCGGTCGGCAGAGCAGGAGGTCCGCTGGCGCCTCCGCAGGCTCAAGTACAAGCAGCTGGCCTTCCTGGTGGAATCTAGCGCCACCTACATGCAGGAGCAGGGCTCCCAGGAGCTGCTGGCAGAGCTGCTGGTGCACCTGGAGCGGCGCTGGGCGGAGATCGAAGATGGGCGCACAGTCGTGGCCATGATGATGAAGGCAGGCCACCTCTCGGAGTCGCTTATGAACCGCCTGGAGGACAAG TGCCTGGAGCTGGTGGAGCAGTTTGGCCCTGATGAACTGCGGAAGGTGTTGGTGACACTGGCAGCTCAGAACCGACGGTCGGTGCCCGTGCTACGGGCCATCTCATACCACTTGGTCCAGAAGCCCTTCCTCCTGACAAAAAGCATCCTTCTGGACCTGGCCTATGCCTACG GTAAACTTGGCTTTCACCAGACCCAGGTGTTCCAGCGCCTGGCTGCCGACCTGCTCCCGTACATGCCCAGCCTGACATCCAGCGAGGTGGCCCACTGCACCAAGTCCTTTGCCTTCCTCAAGTGGCTCAACCTGCCCTTGTTTGAGGCTTTTACTCAG CATGTCCTGAGCCGAGCCCAGAGTATCACTGTGCCACACCTGTGCAACATGCTTCTGGCTTTTGCCCGTGTGAACTTCCGTCCAGGACAAGACCAGTTCTTCAGTCTG GTGCACAAGAAGCTGGGGGCGGAGCTGGAGGGCCTGGACCTGGTGCTGCAGGTGGACGTCGTGTGGGCTCTGTGCGTCCTGCAGCAGGTGCGGGACGTGGAGCTGCATGCCGTGCTCCGCCCTGAGTTTCAAGCCCAGTTTCTCG GCAGTGGGTCACCAAAAGACCAGAGCACTTTCCAGAAGCTGGTCCATATCAGCGCCACCGCCCAGCTGGAACACCCGGAGTACACAGGCCCCCTTTTGCCAGCCTCTGCCCTGGTGCCCCTGCTCCCGGCCCTGGACGGGAAGGTGACCCCCCTGCAGAAGGATCTGCAGGGGGCACTGAGGGGGTTGCTGGGGACCGCCGACAGGGGCAGCTTCACTGTGGCCACACAGTATGGCTGGGTTCTGGGTGAGTGCCAGTGTTACCCTTGCCCCTTCCACAGAAAgggctctcctctctccctgACAGTCCTGACGCGTCTGTCCTGCCCCTCTCCAGACGCTGAGGTGCTGCTGGACGCCGATGGCCAGTTCCTGCCCCTGAGGGACTTCATGGCTCCTCACCTGGTCCTGCCCTGCGGGAGCCAGCCTCTACCCACGGGAGCCAAGCG GCTGGCCTTCCTGCGCTGGGAGTTCCCCAACTTCAACAGCCGCAGCAAAGACCTGCTGGGGCGCTTCGCGCTGGCCCGGCGCCATCTGCTGGCCGCTGGCTTCCTGCTCGTGGAC GTGCCCTACTATGAGTGGCTCGAACTCAAGTCTGAATGGCAGAAAGGTGCCTACCTCAAAGACAAAATGCGGAAAGCAGTGGCGGAGCAGCTGGCCAAGTGA
- the TBRG4 gene encoding FAST kinase domain-containing protein 4 isoform X2 produces MAAHLVRRCSWLLRAATRLAPAMAPAGWPGLARAAHRTLASSAPSPSSHSSGSWSELLEKEAFTPFAENQEVDQLIEKATGPEELLRLLGSGHCLHQNRAALVLIRLCRLLSEKPEHKATLTQDARLQQLLHLINSQISTVWNGTLVKLLRSLYVLSLPTASRTLRSAEQEVRWRLRRLKYKQLAFLVESSATYMQEQGSQELLAELLVHLERRWAEIEDGRTVVAMMMKAGHLSESLMNRLEDKCLELVEQFGPDELRKVLVTLAAQNRRSVPVLRAISYHLVQKPFLLTKSILLDLAYAYGKLGFHQTQVFQRLAADLLPYMPSLTSSEVAHCTKSFAFLKWLNLPLFEAFTQHVLSRAQSITVPHLCNMLLAFARVNFRPGQDQFFSLVHKKLGAELEGLDLVLQVDVVWALCVLQQVRDVELHAVLRPEFQAQFLGSGSPKDQSTFQKLVHISATAQLEHPEYTGPLLPASALVPLLPALDGKVTPLQKDLQGALRGLLGTADRGSFTVATQYGWVLDAEVLLDADGQFLPLRDFMAPHLVLPCGSQPLPTGAKRLAFLRWEFPNFNSRSKDLLGRFALARRHLLAAGFLLVDVPYYEWLELKSEWQKGAYLKDKMRKAVAEQLAK; encoded by the exons ATGGCAGCTCACCTGGTGAGACGATGCTCATGGCTCCTGAGAGCGGCCACTCGGTTGGCCCCTGCCATGGCTCCGGCTGGCTGGCCAGGGCTGGCCAGGGCGGCCCATAGGACTCTGGCTTCTTCTGCCCCCTCTCCCAGTTCCCACTCGTCAGGTTCCTGGTCAGAGCTTCTGGAGAAGGAAGCGTTTACTCCCTTCGCAGAGAACCAGGAGGTGGACCAGCTCATTGAGAAGGCCACCGGGCCAGAGGAGCTCCTGAGGCTGCTCGGGAGTGGTCACTGCCTGCACCAGAACCGTGCGGCCCTCGTGCTCATCCGACTCTGCCGCCTACTGTCTGAGAAGCCCGAGCACAAAGCCACACTCACACAGGACGCCCGCCTTCAGCAGCTTCTCCATCTGATTAACAGTCAG ATATCCACAGTCTGGAACGGGACCCTTGTGAAGCTGCTCCGGAGCCTCTATGTGTTGTCGCTGCCCACAGCCTCCAGAACACTGCGGTCGGCAGAGCAGGAGGTCCGCTGGCGCCTCCGCAGGCTCAAGTACAAGCAGCTGGCCTTCCTGGTGGAATCTAGCGCCACCTACATGCAGGAGCAGGGCTCCCAGGAGCTGCTGGCAGAGCTGCTGGTGCACCTGGAGCGGCGCTGGGCGGAGATCGAAGATGGGCGCACAGTCGTGGCCATGATGATGAAGGCAGGCCACCTCTCGGAGTCGCTTATGAACCGCCTGGAGGACAAG TGCCTGGAGCTGGTGGAGCAGTTTGGCCCTGATGAACTGCGGAAGGTGTTGGTGACACTGGCAGCTCAGAACCGACGGTCGGTGCCCGTGCTACGGGCCATCTCATACCACTTGGTCCAGAAGCCCTTCCTCCTGACAAAAAGCATCCTTCTGGACCTGGCCTATGCCTACG GTAAACTTGGCTTTCACCAGACCCAGGTGTTCCAGCGCCTGGCTGCCGACCTGCTCCCGTACATGCCCAGCCTGACATCCAGCGAGGTGGCCCACTGCACCAAGTCCTTTGCCTTCCTCAAGTGGCTCAACCTGCCCTTGTTTGAGGCTTTTACTCAG CATGTCCTGAGCCGAGCCCAGAGTATCACTGTGCCACACCTGTGCAACATGCTTCTGGCTTTTGCCCGTGTGAACTTCCGTCCAGGACAAGACCAGTTCTTCAGTCTG GTGCACAAGAAGCTGGGGGCGGAGCTGGAGGGCCTGGACCTGGTGCTGCAGGTGGACGTCGTGTGGGCTCTGTGCGTCCTGCAGCAGGTGCGGGACGTGGAGCTGCATGCCGTGCTCCGCCCTGAGTTTCAAGCCCAGTTTCTCG GCAGTGGGTCACCAAAAGACCAGAGCACTTTCCAGAAGCTGGTCCATATCAGCGCCACCGCCCAGCTGGAACACCCGGAGTACACAGGCCCCCTTTTGCCAGCCTCTGCCCTGGTGCCCCTGCTCCCGGCCCTGGACGGGAAGGTGACCCCCCTGCAGAAGGATCTGCAGGGGGCACTGAGGGGGTTGCTGGGGACCGCCGACAGGGGCAGCTTCACTGTGGCCACACAGTATGGCTGGGTTCTGG ACGCTGAGGTGCTGCTGGACGCCGATGGCCAGTTCCTGCCCCTGAGGGACTTCATGGCTCCTCACCTGGTCCTGCCCTGCGGGAGCCAGCCTCTACCCACGGGAGCCAAGCG GCTGGCCTTCCTGCGCTGGGAGTTCCCCAACTTCAACAGCCGCAGCAAAGACCTGCTGGGGCGCTTCGCGCTGGCCCGGCGCCATCTGCTGGCCGCTGGCTTCCTGCTCGTGGAC GTGCCCTACTATGAGTGGCTCGAACTCAAGTCTGAATGGCAGAAAGGTGCCTACCTCAAAGACAAAATGCGGAAAGCAGTGGCGGAGCAGCTGGCCAAGTGA